The following are encoded together in the Thalassolituus oleivorans MIL-1 genome:
- the glnT gene encoding type III glutamate--ammonia ligase translates to MINIKTDNEISEIQQDLKDKGVKYCMGNYVDIHGIPKGKVVPITHLHHMAHGSELYTGYALDGLGQQPNDDEIASVPDLDHIIQLPWQPEIAWMPADNTLYGQPYKLNTRVLLKSVLEQAKEMGFGMNLGIEAEVYLLRQDENGKLSVPDPDDKLKKPCYDTRAFLSNFSWLDKMATSINDLGWGLYSFDHEDANGQFEFDFNYADAVTSCDRFTFLKLMAKEYAKQEGLLATFMPKPFSNKTGTGAHFNMSLYDLETKENLFQCKPVDDPHGLGLTKLGYQFIAGILKHGPALCAVFAPTVNSYKRLVRQGDMPYFTWAPVFNSFGSNNRTNSVRVPMGGGRCESRNADGATNPYLAAALALAAGLEGIRENLDPGLPQEKNLYELTEEERAEKGIGFLPRTLDEAIDAFEADPFVEQVLGSELRNEFIRYKRAEWNEYHTAVSEWEIQRYSHLF, encoded by the coding sequence ATGATCAACATTAAAACTGATAACGAAATCAGCGAAATTCAACAAGACCTAAAAGATAAAGGCGTGAAATATTGCATGGGAAACTATGTTGATATTCACGGTATTCCTAAAGGCAAAGTCGTTCCGATTACGCATTTACACCATATGGCACATGGTTCAGAGCTTTATACTGGCTACGCGCTTGATGGCTTAGGGCAGCAACCAAACGACGATGAAATCGCCTCAGTTCCCGATTTAGATCACATTATTCAGTTACCTTGGCAGCCAGAAATTGCTTGGATGCCAGCGGATAACACTTTGTATGGTCAGCCCTACAAGCTTAATACTCGCGTTTTATTGAAGTCGGTATTAGAGCAAGCAAAAGAAATGGGCTTTGGTATGAACTTAGGTATTGAAGCCGAAGTTTATCTATTGCGCCAAGACGAAAATGGCAAGTTGAGTGTGCCTGATCCTGACGATAAATTGAAAAAACCGTGTTACGACACGCGCGCTTTTCTAAGCAACTTTAGTTGGCTGGATAAAATGGCGACAAGTATTAATGATTTGGGGTGGGGCTTATATTCCTTCGATCATGAAGATGCTAATGGCCAGTTTGAGTTCGATTTTAACTATGCGGACGCGGTTACCAGTTGTGATCGTTTTACGTTCTTGAAATTAATGGCAAAAGAATATGCGAAGCAAGAAGGTTTGTTAGCGACCTTTATGCCAAAGCCATTTTCGAATAAAACCGGTACTGGCGCGCATTTTAATATGTCGCTTTACGATCTCGAAACGAAAGAAAACTTGTTTCAGTGTAAGCCAGTAGATGATCCTCATGGCTTAGGTTTAACGAAATTAGGCTATCAGTTTATTGCGGGTATTTTGAAACACGGGCCAGCTTTGTGTGCGGTATTTGCACCGACAGTGAACTCTTATAAGCGGTTAGTACGTCAGGGCGACATGCCTTACTTTACGTGGGCACCGGTATTTAACTCGTTTGGTTCTAACAACCGCACCAACTCGGTTCGAGTACCTATGGGTGGTGGTCGTTGTGAATCGCGTAATGCTGATGGTGCAACCAATCCTTATCTTGCGGCAGCGCTAGCGCTGGCGGCGGGTTTAGAAGGCATTCGCGAGAATCTTGATCCGGGTTTACCGCAAGAAAAGAACTTGTATGAGCTAACAGAAGAAGAACGTGCAGAAAAAGGCATTGGCTTTTTACCGCGTACTTTGGATGAAGCGATTGATGCGTTTGAAGCTGATCCCTTTGTGGAGCAGGTTTTAGGCTCAGAGTTGCGCAATGAGTTTATTCGCTATAAACGCGCCGAGTGGAATGAATATCATACCGCGGTGAGTGAGTGGGAAATTCAACGCTATAGCCATTTGTTTTAA
- a CDS encoding urea amidolyase associated protein UAAP2 produces MIKHSQLTEDAASFRHVVPAGDYFLHRIEAGQTLRILDLEGNQAADTLFYNADDPSERYSAMDTIREQGNVYLTAGTVLMSNENEPLLEIVADTCGRHDTLGGACATESNTVRYSLEKKCMHACRDSWMLAINQHEEYGLDKADITHNINFFMNVPITADGGLTFADGISDAGKYVELKALKNVLVLVSNCPQLNNPCNAYNPTPIEILVWN; encoded by the coding sequence ATGATTAAGCACAGCCAGTTAACAGAAGATGCCGCGTCGTTTCGTCACGTTGTCCCAGCAGGCGACTATTTTTTGCATCGTATCGAAGCCGGTCAAACCCTTCGCATTTTAGACCTAGAAGGCAATCAAGCTGCAGACACCCTGTTCTACAATGCCGACGACCCTAGCGAGCGCTATAGCGCCATGGATACCATTCGCGAACAGGGCAATGTGTACCTCACGGCAGGTACAGTGCTGATGAGCAACGAAAATGAACCTCTGCTAGAAATTGTCGCTGATACATGCGGGCGTCACGATACCTTGGGTGGCGCCTGCGCGACCGAATCGAATACGGTACGTTACTCACTAGAAAAAAAGTGTATGCACGCCTGCCGTGACAGTTGGATGCTCGCCATTAATCAACATGAAGAATACGGCCTAGATAAAGCGGATATCACTCACAACATTAACTTCTTTATGAATGTGCCAATTACTGCCGATGGCGGCCTTACCTTTGCTGATGGTATTTCTGATGCGGGCAAATACGTCGAACTTAAAGCGTTAAAAAACGTATTGGTCTTAGTGTCGAATTGCCCACAATTAAATAACCCTTGTAACGCCTACAACCCGACACCGATTGAAATTTTGGTGTGGAATTAA
- a CDS encoding creatininase family protein yields MLQLSHMTWEEVGAAVQGGVETAMLPIGATEQHGPHLGCGMDTAIAHTLCYDVAEQADILLLPTLPYGCSVGHSKRWPGTLALNPKTLIDVVSDLGDWVVSSGIRRLLLVNGHVTNEAPLRCALEMLRARHDGFMVALINTAQLSPRVKQAHFADANDWHANDAETALMMHLHPEIVRPEKLDEADDPDRTGGCVFSHPVNRTSLNGVTGQPSLATKEKGQILYQWMQEDLLAIVQRATEEEAPLNHSYQNSIFERL; encoded by the coding sequence ATGCTTCAGCTTAGCCATATGACATGGGAAGAAGTAGGGGCCGCTGTTCAAGGCGGGGTTGAAACGGCCATGTTACCGATTGGCGCAACCGAGCAGCACGGCCCTCATTTAGGTTGTGGCATGGATACAGCCATTGCTCACACTCTGTGTTACGACGTTGCTGAACAAGCGGACATATTGTTATTACCGACCTTACCTTATGGCTGTTCGGTTGGTCACTCTAAACGCTGGCCCGGTACATTGGCTTTAAATCCTAAGACCTTAATTGATGTGGTCAGCGATTTAGGCGATTGGGTTGTGTCTTCAGGAATTCGGCGTTTGTTGCTAGTTAATGGACACGTCACTAACGAAGCGCCGCTGCGCTGTGCCTTAGAAATGCTGCGCGCCCGTCACGACGGATTTATGGTGGCTTTAATCAACACTGCGCAACTTTCACCCAGAGTTAAACAAGCGCATTTTGCCGATGCTAACGATTGGCACGCCAACGATGCAGAAACCGCTTTGATGATGCATTTACATCCTGAGATTGTTCGACCAGAAAAACTCGATGAAGCCGATGATCCAGATCGTACTGGCGGCTGTGTTTTTAGCCATCCAGTGAATCGCACCAGTCTTAATGGCGTGACGGGACAACCGTCATTAGCCACCAAAGAAAAAGGACAAATCCTCTATCAATGGATGCAGGAGGATTTACTTGCCATCGTGCAACGGGCAACGGAAGAAGAAGCCCCTCTCAACCACAGCTATCAAAACTCGATATTCGAGCGGCTGTAA
- a CDS encoding enoyl-CoA hydratase/isomerase family protein, whose translation MYQDIEYQVSDRIAVISINRPKVLNAIRVQTYTDIIAALKASEADDNVSVVVMTGSNGKFTAGNDLSDLLPGGDLNAVSEGVAGIFDTLAGMEKPLILAQEGVAVGIGANFLLHADLAYAGKSIRYSLPFAKIGVASEGGSSVLLSEAIGPKNANDLLLTGRFFSAEEAEKWGLINAAVEDGTALEHAMKTAAALTKNSQGSIRAIKQLGRAEGHRERVNKAVLAEMKAFVALLDTPETQMRINHVLKGGK comes from the coding sequence ATGTATCAAGACATCGAGTATCAGGTTAGCGACCGTATTGCAGTTATTTCCATCAATCGCCCTAAAGTACTAAATGCGATCCGTGTTCAAACCTACACAGATATTATTGCCGCGCTAAAAGCTTCTGAGGCCGATGATAACGTTAGCGTGGTCGTTATGACCGGCTCTAACGGCAAATTTACCGCAGGTAACGATTTGTCTGACCTATTGCCTGGTGGTGATTTGAATGCCGTTAGCGAGGGCGTTGCCGGTATTTTTGATACATTAGCTGGCATGGAAAAACCGTTAATTCTTGCACAAGAAGGTGTTGCCGTTGGTATTGGTGCAAACTTTCTACTGCATGCGGATTTGGCATATGCCGGTAAGAGCATTCGCTACAGCCTACCATTTGCGAAGATTGGTGTAGCTTCAGAAGGTGGTAGCTCGGTATTACTGAGTGAAGCAATTGGCCCTAAGAATGCCAATGACCTATTACTCACTGGCCGTTTTTTCTCAGCAGAAGAAGCGGAAAAATGGGGTTTAATTAACGCTGCAGTAGAAGATGGTACGGCGTTAGAGCATGCAATGAAGACTGCCGCAGCATTAACAAAGAACTCGCAAGGTTCAATTCGAGCGATTAAACAGCTAGGGCGAGCAGAAGGTCATCGCGAGCGCGTGAATAAAGCGGTACTCGCAGAAATGAAGGCCTTCGTTGCGCTGTTAGATACGCCAGAAACTCAGATGCGTATTAACCATGTATTAAAAGGCGGCAAGTAA
- a CDS encoding ABC transporter ATP-binding protein: MTKLNLPDYKLQSEEVKDRFERLKQRPVTLEVKNLYKHFNSRNGQVTALKDINLKIHKREFVCVIGPSGCGKSTLIRILAGLEQASTGEVLLNGNAVSKPGPERGMVFQGYTLFPWLTVKRNVMFGLIESGYGEGEAEAEALQWIDLIGLKRFAESYPHQLSGGMKQRVAIARALANKPKVLLMDEPFGALDAQTRAKMQAYLLEIWKNIDITVFFITHDLDEAIYLADRILVLKANPGEVQELIEVPVPHPRNPDQLLSPEFLATKKRLEELIHPPTTDTDEDHLNLMRMVHVDDDVGSVF, from the coding sequence ATGACTAAGTTAAATCTACCCGACTACAAGCTGCAAAGTGAAGAAGTTAAAGATCGTTTTGAACGTCTAAAGCAACGCCCTGTAACGCTTGAAGTGAAAAACCTATATAAGCATTTTAATAGCCGGAATGGCCAAGTAACTGCACTAAAAGACATTAATTTAAAAATTCATAAGCGTGAGTTCGTGTGTGTGATTGGTCCATCGGGTTGTGGCAAGTCAACTTTAATTCGCATTCTTGCCGGTTTAGAGCAAGCTTCTACGGGCGAAGTATTGCTTAATGGCAACGCGGTGAGTAAGCCCGGCCCTGAGCGTGGCATGGTATTTCAAGGCTATACCTTGTTTCCTTGGCTGACAGTAAAACGCAACGTGATGTTTGGTTTGATTGAGTCAGGTTATGGTGAAGGCGAGGCAGAAGCTGAAGCACTACAGTGGATCGACTTAATCGGTTTAAAACGTTTTGCAGAAAGCTATCCACATCAATTATCAGGTGGTATGAAGCAGCGCGTCGCCATCGCGCGCGCCTTGGCGAATAAACCTAAAGTGTTACTGATGGATGAACCCTTCGGTGCATTGGATGCGCAAACACGCGCGAAAATGCAGGCCTATTTACTCGAAATCTGGAAGAACATTGATATTACCGTGTTCTTTATTACCCATGATCTTGATGAAGCCATTTATCTTGCCGACCGAATCTTGGTATTAAAAGCCAACCCAGGCGAAGTGCAGGAATTGATAGAAGTACCTGTGCCACACCCGAGAAACCCAGATCAATTGCTGTCGCCAGAATTTTTGGCGACCAAAAAGCGCTTAGAAGAATTAATTCATCCACCAACAACGGATACCGACGAAGATCATCTCAACCTTATGCGCATGGTGCATGTAGATGACGACGTTGGGAGTGTTTTTTAA
- the uca gene encoding urea carboxylase, whose translation MFNKVLIANRGAIACRIIRTLKALNVTSVVVYHEADQHSLHVQQADEAYPLGSGSVAETYLNQSKLLAIAKETGAGAIHPGYGFLSENPSFADACEQAGIEFLGPRSEQMLSFGLKHSARDLAQKNNVPLLPGTELLSDVSEALTSADHIGYPVMLKSTAGGGGIGMQLCYSAQQLNNAFESVKRLSANNFANDGVFIEKFVERARHIEVQIFGDGQGKVIAFGERDCSLQRRNQKVLEETPAPNISEATRKALHDTAIRLGQSVNYRSAGTVEFIYDAETTEFYFLEVNTRLQVEHGVTEQVFGVDLVEWMIKLGAGDALPFDQTFNALGHSIQARVYAEDATRDFQPSAGLLSRVTWPAKANTSKTLRIDTWVESGTQVPALFDPMVAKVIATAATRDEAIAILELALADTELYGIETNRRYLLDILANSDVKNGLVYTQLLKTLEHAPHSMQVISAGTQTTIQDLPARIGYWNIGVPPSGPFDNYSFALGNRLIGNDENAAGLEITLKGPVLKMISAATIMLAGANTNASYERNGQTTTIPFWKAISLEAGDILNCGSVIEAGARAYLIIQGGINCPEYLGSRSTFTLGQFGGHNGRALLPGDVLHLMPTNGSAKIAAVFDQLMLPKITNHWQLRVIYGPHGAPEFFTPSDIETFFGHEWEVHYNSSRTGVRLIGPKPEWARNDGGEAGLHPSNIHDNAYAIGTIDFTGDMPVILGPDGPSLGGFVCPATVIHADLWKLGQLKAGDTISFIPVSQDAAVRLANAQTESIASLCSLEPELSQGDIVSPEVGSAIIRSISTENHPTGVVYRPSGDRYLLVEYGPLQLDIRLRFRVHALMQYLESQGITAISELTPGIRSLQVHYDSTVLSQTALLDLLVLAEDQLGDLQNTEVPSRIVHLPLSWNDIACQEAVDKYVKSVRADAPWCPDNIEFIRRINGLDSIDDVKKIVFDANYLVMGLGDVYLGAPVATPMDPRHRLVTTKYNPARTWTAENSVGIGGAYMCIYGMEGPGGYQFVGRTLQMWNRYKTTTEFTQPWLLRFFDQVKFYEVDHDELQHIRNVFPHGQYPIKIEETRFNLSEYEHFLAEQKTEISGFQNERQKAFQAELEDWKATGRFHYDSEPAEENNADERVLLDGEFTVDSHISGNVWQCLVEPGTHIEANQPLLILESMKMEIEVSSHQAGTVVEILRQQGQGVSPGKALIVLKADA comes from the coding sequence ATGTTTAACAAAGTACTAATCGCCAACCGCGGTGCCATTGCTTGCCGTATTATTCGCACTCTTAAAGCACTAAATGTGACTTCAGTAGTGGTCTATCACGAAGCGGATCAACACTCCTTGCATGTGCAGCAAGCCGATGAAGCCTACCCACTAGGTTCAGGCAGTGTCGCAGAAACCTATTTAAATCAGTCCAAATTGCTTGCCATTGCTAAAGAAACTGGTGCCGGAGCGATCCATCCAGGCTATGGTTTTTTAAGTGAAAACCCATCATTTGCCGATGCATGTGAGCAAGCAGGAATCGAATTCCTAGGCCCGCGTAGCGAACAGATGTTGTCGTTTGGCTTAAAGCACAGCGCCCGTGATTTAGCTCAGAAAAATAATGTTCCGTTATTGCCCGGAACCGAGCTTTTAAGTGATGTCAGTGAAGCACTCACCTCTGCTGATCATATTGGCTATCCCGTGATGCTGAAGAGCACCGCTGGCGGCGGTGGTATTGGTATGCAGTTGTGCTACAGCGCACAGCAATTAAATAATGCCTTTGAATCAGTAAAACGCCTAAGTGCTAATAACTTTGCTAACGACGGCGTATTTATCGAAAAGTTCGTTGAGCGAGCCCGCCATATTGAGGTTCAGATTTTTGGTGATGGCCAAGGAAAAGTTATTGCTTTTGGCGAACGCGATTGTTCGTTACAGCGACGCAACCAAAAAGTTTTAGAAGAAACACCTGCCCCAAATATCAGCGAAGCAACTCGCAAAGCATTGCACGATACGGCAATTCGTTTAGGCCAATCAGTTAATTACCGCAGTGCCGGTACGGTTGAGTTTATTTATGATGCAGAAACCACAGAGTTTTATTTCTTAGAAGTGAATACCCGCTTACAAGTTGAGCACGGTGTAACGGAACAAGTATTTGGCGTCGACTTGGTTGAGTGGATGATTAAACTCGGCGCAGGTGATGCTCTACCATTCGATCAAACATTTAACGCTCTAGGCCACAGCATACAAGCTCGTGTTTACGCGGAAGATGCCACCCGCGACTTTCAACCAAGTGCAGGTTTATTAAGCCGTGTGACTTGGCCAGCCAAAGCCAATACCAGCAAGACGTTACGCATTGATACGTGGGTAGAAAGCGGCACACAAGTACCTGCCCTATTCGATCCTATGGTTGCCAAAGTGATCGCGACCGCAGCAACGCGTGACGAAGCCATAGCCATATTAGAGCTAGCACTCGCGGACACCGAACTGTACGGTATTGAAACCAACCGTCGTTATTTACTCGATATTCTAGCCAACTCAGATGTTAAAAACGGCTTAGTTTATACCCAACTATTAAAGACGCTAGAACATGCGCCGCATTCAATGCAGGTCATCAGTGCAGGGACTCAAACCACCATACAAGACCTACCAGCACGCATTGGTTATTGGAATATTGGCGTTCCACCATCAGGACCCTTTGACAACTACTCGTTTGCTTTAGGTAATCGCTTAATTGGTAATGATGAAAATGCTGCAGGCCTGGAGATCACCTTAAAAGGCCCTGTATTAAAAATGATTAGCGCTGCGACCATCATGCTTGCAGGTGCGAATACCAATGCTAGTTATGAACGTAACGGCCAAACTACGACCATACCCTTTTGGAAAGCCATTAGCTTAGAAGCGGGCGATATTCTTAATTGTGGCAGCGTCATCGAGGCCGGAGCACGTGCTTATTTAATCATTCAAGGTGGCATTAATTGCCCTGAATACCTAGGCTCTCGTTCGACCTTTACCTTAGGACAATTTGGTGGCCACAATGGACGCGCACTACTTCCTGGTGATGTATTACATCTAATGCCGACGAATGGTAGTGCTAAAATTGCCGCCGTTTTCGATCAGCTAATGCTGCCGAAAATAACCAACCATTGGCAACTACGCGTTATCTACGGCCCGCATGGCGCGCCCGAATTTTTCACCCCAAGTGATATAGAAACCTTCTTTGGCCATGAATGGGAAGTGCACTACAACTCTAGCCGCACGGGTGTGCGCTTAATTGGTCCTAAACCGGAATGGGCACGCAACGATGGTGGCGAAGCCGGCCTTCACCCATCCAATATTCACGACAATGCCTACGCGATTGGCACCATCGATTTCACCGGTGACATGCCGGTGATACTCGGCCCCGATGGCCCGAGCTTAGGCGGATTCGTATGCCCAGCAACGGTCATCCATGCCGACTTATGGAAGCTCGGTCAATTAAAGGCAGGCGATACAATTTCGTTTATTCCGGTATCCCAAGACGCAGCTGTTAGGCTGGCGAATGCACAAACAGAATCTATTGCGTCGCTATGTAGCCTCGAACCAGAATTATCCCAAGGCGATATCGTATCGCCAGAAGTTGGTAGCGCAATTATTCGCTCCATCAGCACAGAAAATCACCCGACTGGCGTAGTATATCGCCCATCTGGTGATCGCTATTTACTGGTGGAATATGGCCCGCTGCAATTGGATATTCGCTTGCGCTTCCGTGTACACGCATTAATGCAATACCTAGAAAGCCAAGGTATTACCGCTATTAGCGAATTAACACCTGGGATTCGGTCACTACAAGTGCATTACGATTCGACGGTATTAAGCCAAACGGCATTACTGGATTTACTAGTATTAGCTGAAGATCAGCTAGGCGATTTACAAAATACCGAAGTGCCGTCACGTATCGTCCATTTACCGCTCTCGTGGAATGATATCGCCTGCCAAGAAGCCGTTGATAAATACGTTAAATCCGTGCGGGCCGACGCGCCTTGGTGCCCAGATAACATAGAATTTATTCGCCGTATTAATGGTCTAGATTCTATAGATGACGTGAAGAAAATCGTCTTCGACGCCAATTATTTAGTCATGGGCCTAGGCGATGTATACCTAGGTGCTCCAGTAGCGACCCCAATGGACCCGCGCCATCGTCTAGTGACCACTAAATATAACCCTGCGCGTACTTGGACCGCCGAAAACTCGGTCGGTATTGGCGGTGCCTACATGTGTATTTACGGCATGGAAGGCCCAGGCGGCTATCAATTCGTTGGCCGTACCCTGCAAATGTGGAACCGCTATAAAACCACCACAGAGTTTACGCAACCTTGGTTATTGCGCTTCTTCGATCAAGTTAAATTTTATGAAGTGGACCACGATGAATTACAGCATATTCGCAATGTATTTCCGCATGGCCAATATCCAATAAAAATTGAAGAAACACGCTTTAATTTGAGCGAATATGAGCACTTCTTAGCGGAACAAAAAACTGAAATATCCGGTTTTCAAAATGAACGCCAAAAAGCATTTCAAGCCGAACTAGAAGACTGGAAAGCCACCGGTCGCTTCCACTACGACAGCGAACCCGCAGAAGAGAATAACGCTGATGAACGCGTATTACTTGATGGCGAATTTACCGTCGATAGTCATATCTCAGGCAACGTATGGCAATGCCTAGTAGAGCCCGGTACACATATCGAAGCGAACCAGCCATTACTGATTTTAGAATCCATGAAAATGGAAATTGAAGTAAGCAGTCATCAAGCGGGTACCGTAGTCGAGATACTTCGCCAACAAGGCCAAGGGGTCAGTCCGGGTAAAGCGTTGATCGTATTGAAGGCGGATGCTTAA
- a CDS encoding ABC transporter substrate-binding protein, translating into MRSKPKKLLGALFAGLMMSGSVLAEPLKIGYSDWPGWVAWEIAIEKDMFKEEGVEVQFEWFDYVASMDAFASGQLDAVAMTNGDALVTGSTGGRNVMILINDYSNGNDMVVGAPGIKSIKDLKGKKVGVEVGFVGHLLLLNALEKNGMTEKDVELVNVPTNETPQVLASGQVDAIVAWQPNSGQALTLVPGSTRIYSSKDEPGLIYDVLAVSPSSLAAHKDEWTKVAKTWYKAVAYLNDPKTRKEAISIMAARVGIPADDYTAFIEGTKILSLDEALPFMKKAEGFKSLYGSTKIADEFNVNNKVYETKQDLDSYIDASIMESL; encoded by the coding sequence ATGAGAAGTAAGCCAAAGAAATTGCTAGGAGCGCTTTTTGCTGGACTGATGATGTCAGGAAGCGTTTTAGCTGAACCATTAAAAATCGGTTACAGCGATTGGCCAGGCTGGGTGGCTTGGGAAATCGCTATCGAAAAAGACATGTTCAAAGAAGAGGGCGTTGAAGTCCAATTCGAATGGTTTGATTACGTTGCCAGTATGGATGCATTTGCTTCTGGTCAATTAGATGCTGTTGCTATGACTAACGGTGATGCACTGGTGACGGGTTCTACTGGTGGTCGTAACGTCATGATCTTGATTAACGATTACAGCAACGGTAACGACATGGTCGTTGGTGCTCCTGGCATTAAGTCTATTAAAGATTTAAAAGGTAAAAAGGTAGGTGTAGAAGTAGGCTTTGTTGGCCACTTATTGCTACTTAATGCATTAGAAAAGAACGGCATGACCGAGAAAGATGTCGAGTTAGTAAACGTACCTACGAACGAAACTCCTCAAGTTTTAGCGTCAGGTCAGGTAGACGCTATCGTTGCATGGCAGCCAAACTCAGGTCAGGCATTGACCTTAGTACCAGGTTCTACTCGTATTTATTCAAGTAAAGACGAGCCCGGTCTAATCTACGATGTATTGGCCGTGTCTCCATCTAGCCTTGCAGCACACAAAGACGAATGGACCAAAGTTGCAAAAACTTGGTACAAAGCCGTTGCCTACTTGAATGATCCAAAGACTCGTAAAGAAGCGATTAGCATTATGGCTGCCCGCGTTGGTATTCCTGCTGATGATTATACTGCCTTTATTGAAGGCACAAAGATTCTTTCCTTAGATGAAGCTCTGCCGTTTATGAAAAAAGCAGAAGGCTTTAAGTCTTTATATGGTTCTACCAAAATTGCTGACGAATTTAATGTCAACAACAAGGTATATGAGACCAAGCAGGATCTAGATTCTTATATCGATGCCAGCATTATGGAATCTCTATAA
- a CDS encoding ABC transporter permease → MTLFAVNKSIDPQARKIVTLLSFACPILLWCVVSYVPFIWHPQVEITNPGGVSYFREGMLVDREVFAVETSTCEASGCELPQGDPANPVYLPAPHEVVRAFVTAFTTEPQRRSEMWLHESLWSSIQVIFWGFVLSSIIGIPLGILAGTYDFFSKLIEPFIEFFRYLPAPAFGALAVAILGIYQAPKIAIIFIGTFFQQVLVVANTTRKLDPALLEAAQTLGAKNRSMLFRVVVPGILPDLYRDIRILLGWAWTYLIVAELIGTSSGITWFITQQARYKNFDNVFAAIIMIGIMGITIDLLLAWLGRRLFSWQKQES, encoded by the coding sequence ATGACACTATTTGCTGTAAATAAATCAATAGATCCTCAGGCTCGAAAGATAGTTACGCTATTGAGTTTTGCTTGCCCAATCCTACTTTGGTGTGTGGTGAGTTATGTACCCTTTATATGGCATCCGCAAGTAGAGATCACTAACCCAGGTGGTGTCTCATACTTTCGCGAAGGCATGTTAGTGGACCGCGAAGTCTTTGCTGTAGAAACTAGTACCTGTGAAGCATCAGGGTGTGAGCTTCCTCAAGGTGATCCCGCGAATCCCGTATACCTTCCAGCGCCTCACGAAGTTGTTAGAGCGTTTGTAACGGCATTTACTACCGAGCCGCAGCGTAGAAGTGAGATGTGGTTGCATGAAAGTTTGTGGAGCAGTATTCAGGTCATATTTTGGGGGTTCGTGCTGTCGTCGATTATTGGTATTCCGTTAGGGATTCTGGCAGGCACTTATGACTTCTTTTCTAAGTTAATAGAACCTTTTATTGAATTTTTTCGTTATTTGCCCGCGCCAGCGTTCGGTGCTCTAGCCGTTGCTATATTGGGTATTTATCAAGCACCGAAAATTGCCATTATTTTTATTGGTACCTTTTTTCAGCAAGTATTAGTGGTTGCTAATACCACACGCAAGCTGGATCCAGCCTTGCTGGAGGCGGCACAGACCTTAGGAGCAAAGAATCGCTCTATGCTATTTCGTGTAGTAGTGCCCGGCATTCTGCCTGACCTATACCGTGATATTCGTATTTTATTGGGATGGGCTTGGACCTATCTAATCGTTGCCGAGTTGATTGGTACTAGCTCTGGTATCACGTGGTTTATTACCCAGCAAGCGCGTTATAAGAATTTCGACAATGTATTCGCCGCTATCATTATGATCGGCATTATGGGCATTACGATTGATTTGTTGCTTGCATGGTTAGGGCGTCGATTATTTTCTTGGCAGAAACAAGAATCTTAA
- a CDS encoding urea amidolyase associated protein UAAP1 — protein sequence MSNVYMVGKPIYEDTLGGGCHWSMRVKKGTLLTLTDVKGGANVGMLFYNPYDLLEKYNAPDTLKCQHTFKLTRGHCLYSDMGRIFASIVEDDCGWHDTVCGNLNKNMLEKKWTLKTYQEAHNGWTQNGNDAFLVEFAKYGLNRKDMAANLNLFSQVVTDDEGNMRYVENASKAGDTITLRFEMDTLVIFHTCPHPLNSADEYPVRPVHYSIAQAKPVTDDDECKNKCSENQRGFKNNALYNFLNEPFPSSSASN from the coding sequence ATGAGCAACGTATACATGGTCGGAAAACCCATCTACGAAGATACGTTGGGCGGCGGATGCCATTGGTCGATGCGAGTTAAAAAAGGCACCTTATTAACCCTAACTGACGTTAAAGGCGGCGCTAACGTCGGCATGCTTTTCTATAATCCTTATGACCTGCTAGAAAAATACAATGCACCCGATACCCTAAAGTGTCAGCACACATTTAAACTGACTCGTGGTCATTGTTTGTATTCAGATATGGGGAGAATATTTGCATCAATTGTTGAAGACGATTGCGGCTGGCATGACACGGTATGCGGCAATTTAAATAAAAACATGCTTGAAAAAAAATGGACACTAAAGACCTATCAAGAAGCCCATAATGGCTGGACTCAAAATGGTAATGATGCCTTTTTAGTCGAATTTGCGAAGTACGGTTTAAATCGTAAAGACATGGCGGCTAACTTAAATTTATTTAGCCAAGTAGTGACCGACGACGAAGGCAACATGCGCTATGTTGAGAATGCATCTAAAGCCGGAGATACCATTACCCTACGGTTTGAAATGGATACCTTAGTGATTTTTCATACCTGCCCTCATCCATTAAATTCTGCCGATGAATATCCAGTGCGGCCCGTGCATTACAGTATCGCTCAAGCCAAACCCGTAACAGATGATGATGAATGCAAAAATAAATGCAGCGAGAATCAGCGCGGTTTTAAAAACAATGCACTTTATAATTTTTTGAATGAGCCATTTCCATCTAGCTCAGCGTCGAACTAA